A segment of the Panicum hallii strain FIL2 chromosome 1, PHallii_v3.1, whole genome shotgun sequence genome:
TTCATCATCCTAATAAAACAAAAGGGATGGTGATGCAGAAGTAGATACTCCATTATCTATTTCATTTTAGTTTTGCATTAATACATGGCTAGTTGTTACAGACTGCGTTTCGCATTAGTATTTTTAATAAGGACAGTAGTGCATAAAGTCCACTTTTTCACATTAGCAAACTTAGTCCAGTAGTGCTAATAATATCGCGTTTTATAGTCATGAACAATATACTACAAACAAAATTAATAACACCAAAGTTTAATTTCAGATACCACGCAAGGTCAAACTGTGCAATACAAAAATTATATGAAAGCGCCATGTAAATGGCCCTATGGAACGTTCGAACGTGCGTGCTTGAGTTCAACAACCAACGCTCGTCAAAGAAACGGAGACACTGATGACAATATCAAATCGTATGCAATGATTATCAGGATACAATTGATGACGAACAATTCAAGTATTCAGCCCATCTCAAGGACCAGCGAGGGAAATGACGAAGCTTCTAACGCGTTTGATCTGAAAATCGACAAGTTGCCCCACGTACCTGAGATACAAGCCGCCAAGCCGGTGGTGAGCGCGCTCGTAGGACGGATCGATCCGGACAGCCTCCTTGCAGTCGCCGACGGCCTCGATGAGCCGCCCGAGCGCGGCTAGGGCGGCCGCCTTGTTGCTCCAGTACGCCGGCCGCCTCGCGTCCATCATGATGGCCTGGTCGTAGAGCGCCACCGCCTCCGTGTAATGCCCCTGTCGGTACTCCTCGTTGCCCATCTCCTTGAGCCTCTCGGGGTCCGTGCGGTGCGACAGCGCCCGGCATAGGTCGCCCCCCGCCGGCTTGGCCTCCTTGACGATGTTGCCCATGCCCGAGAACGCGTACCCGTTGGGCGCCTTCCGCTCATTGGCCATCTTCGCGCCGCGCTCCACCGAGCTGCGCGCCgacgcgccgccggcgccggcgttgAGGTTGCCGAGGTTGCGGTGCAGCATCATGTTGCCGGAGGTGGCGCGCACCAGCTGCGTGGTGCCCTTGACCCTCTGGTGGTCGAGGATCATCTTGTCGAGCTCCGCGGCCATGCCGGTGTACTCCGACGCCGGCTCCGCCGCGGTCCTCGCTCCGCCGAGGCCGTTCGCCGCCTTGGCGACGGGCCTGGCCCTTTCgttcgccggcggcgcggcacgggcCCCGGCGCCGTTCTGCGCCGGAACGGGAAGGGCGCTCTGGCGGCGCACGAGGGAGGAGTCGTGGGTGACGGCCGGCTTCCGGTGCGCCTGGTTCGCCTGCGCGGGCGGGGCCGCTGCGGCCTCGGTCTCGGCGTCGGAGGCAGCGGGCGAGGTGCCGTTGATCCGGTGGAGGGAGGTCATGGAGgcggaccggcggcggcggaacatGCCGCTGTAGATGCCGAACATGGCGCAGCCGGTGGGCGGGTCGCGCGACTCCGTCATGGCGCCGGTGGCGACGATCACGGCCGCGCGCCCCCGCGGTCGTTCGCGTCGTGCGCGCGTGGGGAAGGCAAGGGAGGGGAAGGCCAAAGatgggagggggaggggagtgCTGGGCTGGTGGCCGTTGGCTCCTGGTTGGCAACGAACGATGACGGGTTCCGGACTGGGGTGGGAATGTGGGGAGCACGGGGGTTTTAAACTGAAGATATTACAAGAAACCCCCTTAGTGTTTTTTTTTGGGAGCTGGTGGCGCGTGGGTCCTTCTGTGCAGGTTCTCAGTTTCTTCTCcaattttcattttttttgtcTCTCCTTTTTGTTTTGGAGTAGTAGTCTTCATTCATTGCCATGGAGTCATGGGGACATGGACCATGGGTTGGTTAGTGCATTCATGTTGTGAATGGCTTGGTTAGGTCAAACGTCTAGTTTCTAGTTATTGTGGCATCTGGTTTATTTGGACCATATTTGCAGCATCGTTTTTGTGTTCAAACAAGAAGCACGCCGCAATGAAGAAAGCAGGAGGTACAACCAGATGTGGCCAATAATAGTGAAGGACTCGAGAGTACGTGCGCGTTGGTTAAGCATGAACCTTTTGACCAAGGAGAGAATGTTCATGAGCCATACTACCTGCTGTAGGAAATAGGCAGGGAGGCAGCTGTGTCTTTGTCAGAAGTTAGTTTTCGGTACATACAAATACAGATACCTCGCATACAAATAGAGATACCTCGTATTAGGGTATCCAGTTCGAGAGATGCGAAGTTttccgtaacctcgcactaagcttcTGGGCGACAGGGCATAATgcccgggcctgacaactgGGGGCACAGTCTTCGAACCTCCTCCCACGTACTGGCAGGTCAGGTGCCTCCACATAGCCTCAAGGACGAAGTGCTCAGGAACAGCTATCACGGGTCCGGACCAccgcgggatggtcttggttcCCCACGTGTGcaagccggacccccagggggtcTGAGTGCCTGGGCCAGccagggggcccggacctcccgcCCCACCAGgaaggaggtccggtgccgccacgtgccctaaggaagcggccgctaaaccagcaccgtCACGTGTCCGGTGGATACCAACCTTCTGCGAGAAGCcaacccaactaccgcattaaatgcgggtggttggaGTGCGCGCACGTTGGGCTACCCTCTGATACGTTAGGCAGGTATGGGTGACACCAcgggtaagcccgccagttactgAGGCAGcgcgtcacatcacagcgccgcgtgcgtgggcgagggacgtatggtcacatcacagcgccgcgtgcGTGGGCGAagagttattatgacctgctgtAAGAAGGTCACAATATGCTCCAGtacagtgcgcaaaggctaCATCACGGTAGGTcagtatagccccttcgcctatcaGCGGGAGCTGAATCTACATCGATAGCACGACTCCCTCTACGCATGTCAACGGCAGCAGACCCTATACTAGCAAGATGGCACAAGACCATATTCAGACGGAGGATACGTACGGAGGCCGACGAGGAAGATCTCTGGATCTGAgacatttaaggctccaatgtgtatgttatttaatatatcgtcgggtccacctgtcggggccccgctcagtatacgcgctccccttgagcatataaaagggagagcgtgCACGTTACAACGCACACAGAGGTTCACACTCACGCAGGGTCAGCAGTTCCCCCCAAACTTACAAGCAATACATCAcatagtggacgtagggtattacgctccgacTGCCTGAACAACTCTAAACCCGTGTGTGTTACTCTGTGTTCATACGCCTCTACATCGAGCATTTTTTAACTACCCCAAACTCATTCTAAATTAGGATTAGACGGGTGCACCCCGCCACCCGGCTAGAGAAACACTCCTGCGTCCACCATGAATTGGGGTCTCTCCTTTATTCTTTTGGAAAGGTGTAGCCAGCTACCGCATTCTTCCTTGCTGCCCATCAATCGACTGATTACATGATCCGATGTTCCAATAATGAAAGAAACACCACGATCAACCTGCCTGGTTAGCTGATTGAACTGCAGGGGTCTTAAATCTCAAATAGTCAAACCCTCGTTTCCTCGTTTAGGCCCCTTGTTTTGATGAAATCGATCTGAATCCATCACCAGCTAGAACGACGACAGCAGCTTGGCAGCAGCATGGTTTGCACGTATGAATAGCTAGCGCACACGCAAGCTGGACGACCGAACTGGTGCCGGCCGGAGCGCGCTGACACGACGGCACGACACAATTCCTGGTAGGGCATTTAGGTTTGGTGTACCCCTCCATTATTGTCTGTTCATGCACCGACCCGGCCGGCTAGTAGCTTCCTGCTTCCCCCGGCCCAGAACGTGTTGGACGTGCCAGACACATGATGATGCTCCGCGGGTCTGGACTCCGGCGGCCCGTCCCCGAGTTGGCAAAGCGTCGTCGTCTGCCGGCCGGGCGGGTCTGCCACTCTCCTCCCGTCATTCTTTTTTTTGGACGCCCATCGCCGGTGACATGGTCAACGCCCTCCCACAGCTTTCCCGAATCAGACGCGCATGATGCATGCTCATTGCTCGATTTGTTCTAAACTAGCTAAATATATTAGCGCGCTGCTACGGATAAAGTTGGTATAAGTATCGAATACATATAGTTTGTAGGATAGATCTCCGTGATCGAGTCGTGGACGGTCAGACTTGCACACGGGATAGACCAAGATCCATCTACCAATGACACAAAACGGACCGACTAAAAATTTTAGGTAGAAACCTTACGTGTGCTTTAGATATTCTATCTAAATTATCTACGAGTACATTGCTAATACTTTCCATTTACCAGGGGTGAAGCCAGAAAACGAAACTATCAGGGTCGGCTCCATCAATTACTGGGGTCAAATGCATAAATGAACGGTGTTAAATAGTATTTTTTTCACCGGATTTGACAAATTCCATCGGGGTCCGGCGACCCCGACCGCTTAAGGCAGCTTCGCCCCCTGCCGTTTACCCTCATCTCGCCGCGTTCTAGACGAGCGATCGACATTGGCTTCAGCAGCTTCAgcttttcttttttaaaaagtAATCAGCTTCAGCTTTTTTTCTACCGTACCTAAACATATTTTTCATTAAAAGAAGAACACGTTCAGCTTCAGCTTCAGCTACCGAATCCCAGGGTGGTCATCATGAACGGCCATCATTAGTTGGGAACGATTGAGAAAAGGCTTCGCGGATTTGGCCTCTGGGGTGATCAAATCCGAGATACCCGCACAGCGACGTCCGATCAAACGGATCGATCGTGCGTGGGTACCCGCACGTGCGCGTACACGTCTACGCGGGCATGTCGCCGGGAAGCAGGGCAAGCGCGTCTAGACAGGTGCCCGACATCGACGAGGCTCGGCTCCCGGCCCGTGCCGTGGCCAAGCGTCCACGCAGGCACGCAGGCTGCAGGGCCGAGGGTTGACTGGCGCCTGGCTGCGCCCCAACCTCCGTGTCGGTTTCGGGAACCAGGCTTTGCAGCGTGCCGTCGATCTCCGAGCAAATCAGGATGCAGATGTGCCGTCCCCGTCAATACCTGCAGGCGACCTTCGAGAACGGAAGGAAGACCATACCGGGTCGCTCTTGGTGGCGCCAGACGGTGGTTCGGGGATCCAAATCGCCGTGTCTCTCGAGCTGCTGTGTACAGTACAACGAACGTTCTACGTACACCCAGCCTGGTGGCCGCACAATGGTGTAGCTGGACCTGTACGTCTTGACTGCATGAGGTGACCAATCTGTGACCACGCGAGGAGGCAATTATAGAAGAAAAGAACACGGCAACAAGCATGATATGCATCAACACGTCACATGTTGTTTGAAGTTGGCCTTTCTTACTAACTTATTGTTTTCAGATCATATCGTGGGAACAAACTCTTATATAACTCGCctagagaaaaaaaaaataaacCATACCCTATTAACAGCCAATGGTAGGTAACGTGGTCGGTAGTGACGTGGGGTTTGCAGAATGTTGTCCGAGGTGGAATGGCAAAGTTTACAGTTTAGTACAGTAGCAAGGTTTTGATCCACCATTTCCTTTGTATGTTTTCTTTGTTTTCTTTTGGAGAGGTCCATTTGTATGGATTTTCAAATAATATGTGAAAGGTTTGGTAAAAATAGAGATTGCGTTGAGCTTCAAACTAAAATAATAAGTGGGTTAATTTGGGATGCGATTATACATCGCTTCAGGTGATGCCTGAAGCGGACTGTTTTCCACCGGTGGACCGAGCGTGGGATTGATTGGGCTGCAATTAGGCTCGATACCGATTCCCAACTGCAACTGCATATCAGACTGTTTGCGCGCACGTTGCCAATTAAATATGAGAGAATCTGTGCATGCATACAGAAGAAGATAACAATAGTGACGTTACCCATGTGCATGGAACTAAAAAAGCTATAACTATTGAACCGATCATCCAAATTAAATCTAGGTTGCACCATTATCTTATAATCACACTTGATTATGTTTGCACGATATTTTTTAAAagtattttatttaatactaaTTAATTTTGGATACTGAGAACAAATATTTAAACAACACGAACAAATAATTATCTTTTAAAAAATAAACATAACTAATAAATAATAATGTACAACGaacaaaatattaaatatagcgAACATTTGATTATCTAAGCTAATGGAAAATTAATATCACGAACAAATGAGTTAATATGGCCGAACAATTTAATCCACTTCTCCAAGCCCAACGagagatacccccgaggtggtgagttgtaggtaaggtgtcgccgagatcaggaactcgaaggtgcaaggaacacaaagtttagacaggttcagaccgccgagagcgtaacattctacgtcctatgtggtggtttgtattgtcttaggtgCTGATCTGGTTGATCTGTTTGGAGGGGGctcctgcccgcccttatatagtttggggggacagAGTTACATGGAAATTCTAGCCGGATACGAGCTTAGAAATCCCACCCGAAtactttttgggtagtttctTACTGCtctgactagttctactactgtACGAGTATTTACAATTGATGTAGAGTGTAGGCCATATTCCATCCCTTATCTTAAAATATGTATGTCaagtgcgcagtcccgtggctccGGATCTCGTATCCACAAAGCGAACAAATAGATTATGCACATCGAACAATTATATTATGGACACAAAACAAAATATTATGTATCAAAGAATAATTGGATAAATTAAATAATAAGAAGTAAGAGAAgaatataaaaaatataaaaaagagGATAGGTATGGAAAGAACAGATAAAAAGAATAGAATAAAAATTAAAGAATAAAAGAAAACACGTTAGATAAGGAATATGGGGAAATTATATTAAAAAATATATCAAATATTAGTATCTTTAAAACAAATGCACTTAGTCTATAGAATAAAGAAAtatgaaataaaataagaataaataagaagaaaagaaagacagATTATATACTAGTGAAGAAATATTTACTAAAGCATTAGAAATAATAAGAAAAAGTTAGAAAGAAAATGAATAAACAATAAAATAAAGAGAAGATAGAGTACAACCTCTTTGCATGCATATGCGTGTTGCGCATAAGAATAAATTAATTATTTAGAGCAAAATATTCTAAATAAGAAAAAATATCCATGGATCATGTCTAGGAACAAATAAAAATTATTCTCATACTCCATTGTTAGCATGTATAGTGCTGAAAAAGCAGGAagatagaaaaagaaaaaacgGCATGGCGGCATGCATGTGGATCAATCATTGTAGCTAAACGCGGGAGCGCAGAGCACTTCCTCAGTTCCTCAAGATAGTGATAAAGGAATCATGCACCTGACACCTGAACATATCTGTTAAAATTTTAATGGGTTGATTTTACGTGCTGGCTCGCTCGCGCGCGCGAGCTGAAATTAGGCTATGTTTGGATCCATCCCCAAATGGCAAAAaggcaaatggcaaaatttttgctccagtcacatcagatgtttggacgctaattagaagtattaaatatagtttaattaaaaaactaattatatagatgaggactaaatgacgagacgaatctattaagcctaattaatccataattagcaaaattatgGTAGCATTTGtctttttgcactttggggtgtttggatccaaaagtgcaaaaaaaagtgcaaaagagcaaaagttttacactttctctttctctctcccattcATACAAACATGTCTTAGTCCCGCCGGTCCGCTAATTGTCGTCAGGCGATGGATCCATATCTGTAGCATAAGTAATGCATAACCGTGGCCGTAATTTGGATCGTCAACGATCGAGATCTCTCACACAAAAGGTCTCTAACCTGTATGAAGCCGGGCCGTCCAATTTGCAGCTTGTTTGAGGCCTGCACGGTCCACAAATAGCAGGCCCACTTTAATTTGTGCTACAACCTCAAGCCCAGAAAACACAAATAACTGGCCCACTTTGAGGAATTCCTTTTCCTTCTTTCCTTCTCCCTGTACTTTTGTCGGCTAAGCCAATAGCGACAGAAGTACAGCAAACACCCAATAGTGTGTACTCGTATCGATCGTGACGTCACAAGTCCATGTGGTCGTACTGGAATCTCACCACTGAACCTTAGTTAAAAACAACTGTGCTTAGCCGCCCGCTGACTAACGTGGCCACGGTTGTTCCTAACTTCTTATCTTAGTTTGGGTCTCCATCTGTTTTAGAGTGGAGCATAAGGAtcagtttggtagagctccaactgATTCTGATTCTCTGTGGAAGCTGATTCTctaagagaagtgattctgtAGCTGAAGGTGATTCTTTTTTATTCTCTAGCGTAAACTCTTAAAAtcaggatggagaatcacttcacagaatcaAGAGAAATTACTTTTTTTCAGCTCCCAGCCTCTTAGTTCATTACAGAGAATCACTCCACagaatcagcagagaatcacttctctctgaaaAACTGTTTGGTAGAGCTCTTACTGGATTCAGCAGAGAATTAGCTCTGGGACCTCTGCCAAAGCCTAAAGCGCTCGTCACTCCCGCCAGGTACACGAACACTCGCTTCCTAGGAAAGCGGGCCGCTCCCGCTGCACGTGCACGACTTCCTCTCCCGCCCCCCGTTTCTAACCGCAAGCACTTTGCACACCAGCTCGCAACCCCCGCTGCCGAAATCGCACCCCATATTTTCCAGGTGCGCGCGCGCAGGTCTAGGCTATGCTTATCCCCAGTTACACGCACGGTGGCACGCTGACACCCCATATTTTCCAGGTGCATCTCGTGAAGAAGTCGTCGCTGACGAACGTACGAACGTCTGCACCGGTCGCGCTCGCACCCGTCGTCCTCCCGCAGGCAGTGCATGCTGTGGCGGTTGCTTCAGCAGATCAGCACAGGTGGCAAGGCTACTACTCCCGATACGATACGACACTTGGAAGTGCCCCCCAAGTTTTGACATGGCTGTGGAGCCCCAGTCCGTCCTACTCGACCGAAAAGCGAACGGCAGAACTTGCATCGACGACCTGACGCATGCGTCCAAC
Coding sequences within it:
- the LOC112901450 gene encoding inactive TPR repeat-containing thioredoxin TTL3 → MTESRDPPTGCAMFGIYSGMFRRRRSASMTSLHRINGTSPAASDAETEAAAAPPAQANQAHRKPAVTHDSSLVRRQSALPVPAQNGAGARAAPPANERARPVAKAANGLGGARTAAEPASEYTGMAAELDKMILDHQRVKGTTQLVRATSGNMMLHRNLGNLNAGAGGASARSSVERGAKMANERKAPNGYAFSGMGNIVKEAKPAGGDLCRALSHRTDPERLKEMGNEEYRQGHYTEAVALYDQAIMMDARRPAYWSNKAAALAALGRLIEAVGDCKEAVRIDPSYERAHHRLGGLYLRLGEPDRAIYHFKQSSKESTGADVCRAQSVKNRIAKSSDARSLKNWITVLQEAQAAVSDGADCAPQVLALQAEALLRLQRHDEADAVFSGAGEPKFGVDESTKFFGTFGHAYVLIVRAQVDMAAGRFDDAVATAQTACQLDPSNREVTNVQRRAKAAAAARLRGNDLFKAAKFAEACHAYGEGLDREPGNAVLLCNRAACHAKLGRHEKAVEDCSAALAVRPSYSKARLRRADCNVKLERWEASLRDYQVLIQELPENEDVKKALSEVEAKLKSQRNGEVARPQH